One Ranitomeya imitator isolate aRanImi1 chromosome 1, aRanImi1.pri, whole genome shotgun sequence DNA window includes the following coding sequences:
- the LOC138675628 gene encoding swi5-dependent recombination DNA repair protein 1 homolog: MGLVVPSDDACTRTHTQPRRSSDSLQTPDNPTQTPWQPRTDPRQPRTDPRQPRTDPDSPSRPPAAPHRPPTAPADPRQSRTPPESPGRPAQTDSPAQTPDSPGRPPTAPHRPPTALQMHQQPRADPRQPRRCTSSPADALAAPHRPPTAPHRPPTAPQTHRQTH, translated from the coding sequence atgggacttgtagtcccatcggacgatgcctgcacgcgcacacacacacagccccgcagatccTCGGACAGCCTGCAGACTCCCGACAACCCCACACAGACACCCTGGCAgcctcgcacagacccccggcagcctcgcacagacccccggcagcctcgcACAGACCCCGACAGCCCcagcagacccccggcagccccgcacagacccccgactgccccggcagacccccgacaGTCCCGCACACCCCCCGAGAGCCctggcagacccgcacagaccgacagccccgcacagacccccgacagccctggcagacccccgacagccccgcacaggcCACCGACGGCCCTGCAGATGCATCAGCAGCCCCGAgcggacccccgacagccccgcagatGCACCAGCAGCCCCGCAGACGCActggcagccccgcacagacccccgacagccccgcacagacccccgacagccccacagACGCATCGGCAGACCCACTGA